Proteins encoded in a region of the Salminus brasiliensis chromosome 2, fSalBra1.hap2, whole genome shotgun sequence genome:
- the bnip2 gene encoding BCL2/adenovirus E1B 19 kDa protein-interacting protein 2 isoform X1, which translates to MATDVIEGEGDLRQSGNLTAGVTMNKSSPESDTPRTLETLENKPTGRHSSPSEPGNVASNAAAAAVVSVSVENGDGAARDRPRKTGDPLQETAAPHDGGNQERTRTQATSPVKLPQAQSSPVEHNGSFEQQESVATTEARLRMEGVELKEEWQDEDFPRPLPEEEEDIQLDDDLFTGTSGEGDSAPQSYGSNSGKRTKRRLLAPDISLNLDRSEGSVLSDELDESTELDLDGMDTPSDNSNEFEWEDDLPKPKTTDLLQKGVESVREYSASEERDEGRRWRIFRIGEQEHRVDMKAIEPYKRVISHGGYYGDGLNAIIVFAVCFMPESNQPNYRYIMDNLFKYVIGTLELLVAENYMIVYLNGATSRRKMPSVGWLRKCYQQIDRRLRKNLKSLIIVHPSWFIRTLLTLTKPFISSKFTQKIRFVYSLIELAELVPMEYVSIPECIKQFDEEKNRKTHKRIDQDMHGKVEMGTAAVPE; encoded by the exons ATGGCCACAGATGTGATTGAGGGCGAAGGAGACTTGAGGCAAAGTGGTAATCTTACAGCCGGTGTGACTATGAACAAAAGCAGCCCCGAATCAGACACACCCAGGACACTGGAAACGCTGGAAAACAAGCCGACAGGTCGACACTCGTCTCCGTCTGAACCGGGGAACGTTGCGAGCAatgcggcggcggcggcggtggtGTCAGTGTCGGTGGAGAACGGGGACGGAGCAGCCCGAGACAGGCCGAGAAAAACAGGAGATCCGCTACAGGAAACTGCAGCTCCACACGATGGAGGAAACCAAGAGAGGACACGGACTCAAGCCACAAGTCCGGTTAAACTACCGCAGGCACAGAGTTCACCCGTGGAGCACAATGGAAG CTTTGAGCAGCAGGAGTCAGTCGCTACTACAGAAGCTCGATTGAGAATGGAAGGGGTGGAGCTCAAAGAAGAATGGCAAGATGAGGACTTCCCCAG ACCTCTacctgaagaagaagaagacattCAGCTTGATGATGATCTCTTCACTGGCACATCTGGAGAGGGAGATTCTG CTCCACAATCATATGGATCAAACAGTGGAAAAAGAACCAAAAGGCGGCTCTTGGCCCCAGATATCAGTCTGAACCTAGATCGCAGTGAGGGTTCTGTGCTGTCTGATGAACTGGATGAAAGTACAGAGTTAGACCTGGATGGCATGGACACCCCCTCAGATAACAGCAACGAGTTTGAATGGGAAG ATGATCTCCCGAAGCCCAAGACCACAGACCTCCTGCAGAAAGGCGTGGAGTCAGTAAGGGAGTATTCCGCCTCTGAGGAACGTGATGAGGGCCGACGCTGGAGGATCTTCCGCATTGGCGAGCAGGAGCACAGGGTGGATATGAAGGCCATCGAGCCCTACAAAAGAGTCATCAGCCATGGAG GTTATTATGGGGATGGACTGAACGCTATCATCGTCTTTGCAGTTTGCTTTATGCCCGAGAGCAATCAACCAAACTATAGATACATCATGGACAATCTCTTCAA GTATGTGATAggcactctggagctgctggtggCAGAGAACTATATGATTGTATACCTAAACGGTGCCACTTCTCGTCGTAAGATGCCTAGTGTTGGCTGGCTTAGGAAGTGCTATCAGCAGATAGACCGGAG GTTAAGAAAGAATCTGAAGTCTTTGATAATCGTCCATCCCTCTTGGTTCATCCGCACTCTTCTCACCCTCACAAAACCTTTTATAAG CTCCAAATTTACCCAAAAAATTAGGTTTGTGTATAGCCTGATCGAACTGGCCGAACTTGTTCCAATGGAATACGTGTCAATACCAGAATGCATCAAGCA GTTTGATGAAGAAAAAAATAGGAAAACACATAAAAG GATTGACCAAGACATGCATGGCAAAGTGGAGATGGGAACCGCAGCGGTGCCAGAGTGA
- the bnip2 gene encoding BCL2/adenovirus E1B 19 kDa protein-interacting protein 2 isoform X2, with translation MATDVIEGEGDLRQSGNLTAGVTMNKSSPESDTPRTLETLENKPTGRHSSPSEPGNVASNAAAAAVVSVSVENGDGAARDRPRKTGDPLQETAAPHDGGNQERTRTQATSPVKLPQAQSSPVEHNGSFEQQESVATTEARLRMEGVELKEEWQDEDFPRPLPEEEEDIQLDDDLFTGTSGEGDSAPQSYGSNSGKRTKRRLLAPDISLNLDRSEGSVLSDELDESTELDLDGMDTPSDNSNEFEWEDDLPKPKTTDLLQKGVESVREYSASEERDEGRRWRIFRIGEQEHRVDMKAIEPYKRVISHGGYYGDGLNAIIVFAVCFMPESNQPNYRYIMDNLFKYVIGTLELLVAENYMIVYLNGATSRRKMPSVGWLRKCYQQIDRRLRKNLKSLIIVHPSWFIRTLLTLTKPFISSKFTQKIRFVYSLIELAELVPMEYVSIPECIKQIDQDMHGKVEMGTAAVPE, from the exons ATGGCCACAGATGTGATTGAGGGCGAAGGAGACTTGAGGCAAAGTGGTAATCTTACAGCCGGTGTGACTATGAACAAAAGCAGCCCCGAATCAGACACACCCAGGACACTGGAAACGCTGGAAAACAAGCCGACAGGTCGACACTCGTCTCCGTCTGAACCGGGGAACGTTGCGAGCAatgcggcggcggcggcggtggtGTCAGTGTCGGTGGAGAACGGGGACGGAGCAGCCCGAGACAGGCCGAGAAAAACAGGAGATCCGCTACAGGAAACTGCAGCTCCACACGATGGAGGAAACCAAGAGAGGACACGGACTCAAGCCACAAGTCCGGTTAAACTACCGCAGGCACAGAGTTCACCCGTGGAGCACAATGGAAG CTTTGAGCAGCAGGAGTCAGTCGCTACTACAGAAGCTCGATTGAGAATGGAAGGGGTGGAGCTCAAAGAAGAATGGCAAGATGAGGACTTCCCCAG ACCTCTacctgaagaagaagaagacattCAGCTTGATGATGATCTCTTCACTGGCACATCTGGAGAGGGAGATTCTG CTCCACAATCATATGGATCAAACAGTGGAAAAAGAACCAAAAGGCGGCTCTTGGCCCCAGATATCAGTCTGAACCTAGATCGCAGTGAGGGTTCTGTGCTGTCTGATGAACTGGATGAAAGTACAGAGTTAGACCTGGATGGCATGGACACCCCCTCAGATAACAGCAACGAGTTTGAATGGGAAG ATGATCTCCCGAAGCCCAAGACCACAGACCTCCTGCAGAAAGGCGTGGAGTCAGTAAGGGAGTATTCCGCCTCTGAGGAACGTGATGAGGGCCGACGCTGGAGGATCTTCCGCATTGGCGAGCAGGAGCACAGGGTGGATATGAAGGCCATCGAGCCCTACAAAAGAGTCATCAGCCATGGAG GTTATTATGGGGATGGACTGAACGCTATCATCGTCTTTGCAGTTTGCTTTATGCCCGAGAGCAATCAACCAAACTATAGATACATCATGGACAATCTCTTCAA GTATGTGATAggcactctggagctgctggtggCAGAGAACTATATGATTGTATACCTAAACGGTGCCACTTCTCGTCGTAAGATGCCTAGTGTTGGCTGGCTTAGGAAGTGCTATCAGCAGATAGACCGGAG GTTAAGAAAGAATCTGAAGTCTTTGATAATCGTCCATCCCTCTTGGTTCATCCGCACTCTTCTCACCCTCACAAAACCTTTTATAAG CTCCAAATTTACCCAAAAAATTAGGTTTGTGTATAGCCTGATCGAACTGGCCGAACTTGTTCCAATGGAATACGTGTCAATACCAGAATGCATCAAGCA GATTGACCAAGACATGCATGGCAAAGTGGAGATGGGAACCGCAGCGGTGCCAGAGTGA